A single window of Treponema denticola ATCC 35405 DNA harbors:
- the lon gene encoding endopeptidase La, with protein MSDKKEIVPIESLLPQKLNIVPLSGRPIFPGIFTPLLINAPEDIKSIEDAYAGDGFIGLTLLKNNIENPQAKDLYKVGCAAKIVRKINLPDGGLNVFIATQKRFKIRKTVNDTNPIVVAVQYLDDEEEKSHEVEALTRALISEMKQLSENNPLFSEEMRLNMINIDHPGKIADFIASILNIQKEDQQKILETLNVKKRMEEVFVHIKKEQELLQVQRKIQDDLNMRVEKNQRDYFLREELKSIKEELGLTTDPKTNEEENFAKRIEEFQFTGEVKEVVDSEFEKFKMLDPYSSEYIVTRNYLETILSLPWKNSEPEEYDIAKAQKILNKDHYGLEDVKTRIIEYLSVRKLKKDTKGSIVLLLGPPGVGKTSVGMSIARAMSKPFFRFSVGGMRDEAEIKGHRRTYIGAMPGKILQGLKIVKTNSPVFMIDEVDKMGQSYQGDPSSALLEVLDPEQNINFRDHYLDLPFDLSNIVFILTANTLDSIPRPLLDRAEVIKLSGYIDSEKVQIAKKHLIPKSLEKHGLKKNQVVYSQDMLLYIANSYAREAGVRNFEKKLDKIHRKVATEIVNGKRKEDEKLIVTKADIEKMLGKVIFRDDDIKKADVPGTSIGLAWTSMGGDTLLIETASMLGKGGFKLTGQAGNVMKESAGIALSWTRMFAVDQKIKKPDWFEKNIIHLHLPEGATPKDGPSAGITMATALLSLFSGKTIKPKLAMTGELSLTGQVLAIGGLKEKTIAARRNGIKEVIIPQANTRDLDEIPEYIKKGIKFYPVSHVEEVLDIAFRGALTKKKR; from the coding sequence ATGAGTGATAAAAAAGAAATTGTTCCGATAGAAAGCTTGCTACCTCAAAAGTTAAACATTGTTCCTTTGAGCGGCAGGCCGATTTTTCCCGGCATTTTTACGCCGCTTTTAATTAATGCCCCCGAAGACATAAAGTCAATCGAAGATGCCTATGCCGGCGACGGCTTTATAGGGCTTACCCTTCTTAAAAACAATATAGAAAACCCTCAAGCCAAGGACTTGTACAAGGTAGGCTGTGCTGCAAAAATCGTGCGTAAGATAAATCTGCCCGATGGCGGGCTCAATGTTTTTATAGCCACTCAAAAACGCTTTAAGATTCGCAAAACCGTCAACGATACAAATCCGATAGTCGTAGCCGTTCAATATCTGGATGATGAAGAAGAAAAAAGCCACGAGGTGGAAGCCCTTACCAGAGCCCTCATAAGCGAGATGAAGCAGCTTTCTGAAAACAATCCATTGTTCTCCGAAGAGATGAGGCTCAATATGATCAATATTGACCATCCCGGAAAAATAGCCGACTTTATTGCAAGTATCTTAAACATTCAAAAAGAAGATCAACAAAAGATTCTTGAAACCTTAAACGTAAAAAAGAGAATGGAAGAAGTTTTTGTTCACATTAAAAAAGAACAAGAACTTTTACAGGTTCAACGCAAGATTCAGGATGACCTTAATATGCGTGTCGAAAAAAATCAACGCGATTATTTTTTAAGGGAAGAACTTAAATCCATCAAAGAAGAATTGGGGCTGACCACAGATCCTAAGACCAATGAAGAAGAAAATTTTGCAAAGAGGATAGAAGAGTTTCAGTTTACCGGAGAGGTAAAAGAAGTGGTGGACTCCGAGTTTGAAAAATTTAAAATGCTCGACCCCTATTCTTCCGAATATATAGTTACCCGTAATTATTTGGAAACCATTCTTTCACTTCCGTGGAAAAATTCGGAACCGGAAGAATACGATATTGCAAAAGCTCAAAAGATTTTAAACAAGGATCACTACGGACTTGAAGACGTAAAGACCCGAATAATAGAATACCTTTCCGTTCGTAAATTAAAGAAGGATACAAAGGGTTCGATTGTTCTTTTGTTGGGCCCGCCCGGTGTAGGTAAAACGAGTGTCGGAATGTCCATAGCCAGAGCTATGTCTAAGCCCTTCTTTAGATTTTCAGTCGGAGGCATGAGGGATGAGGCCGAAATAAAGGGGCACCGAAGAACCTACATAGGAGCCATGCCCGGTAAAATCCTTCAGGGCTTAAAGATAGTAAAAACCAATTCTCCCGTTTTTATGATAGACGAGGTCGATAAGATGGGGCAAAGCTATCAGGGAGACCCTTCAAGTGCCCTTCTCGAAGTTTTAGACCCCGAGCAAAATATAAACTTTAGGGACCACTATTTGGATTTGCCCTTTGACCTTTCCAACATAGTTTTTATTCTCACTGCAAACACCCTCGATTCTATTCCCCGACCTCTCTTGGACAGGGCTGAGGTAATAAAGCTTTCCGGCTACATTGATTCCGAAAAGGTGCAGATAGCAAAAAAACACCTTATTCCGAAAAGCCTTGAAAAGCACGGTCTTAAAAAGAATCAGGTAGTCTACAGTCAGGATATGCTCCTTTACATTGCCAACTCTTATGCAAGGGAAGCCGGAGTGCGCAACTTTGAAAAGAAGCTGGATAAGATTCACCGCAAGGTTGCAACCGAAATTGTAAACGGCAAAAGAAAAGAAGACGAAAAGCTGATCGTAACAAAGGCCGACATTGAAAAGATGCTTGGCAAGGTTATCTTCCGCGATGACGATATTAAAAAGGCCGACGTTCCCGGTACCTCGATAGGCCTTGCTTGGACATCTATGGGCGGAGATACTCTTTTGATAGAAACTGCATCTATGCTTGGAAAGGGCGGCTTTAAACTCACAGGCCAAGCCGGAAACGTTATGAAAGAATCCGCAGGCATAGCCCTTTCATGGACTCGAATGTTTGCCGTAGACCAAAAAATAAAAAAACCGGACTGGTTCGAAAAAAATATAATTCACCTTCACCTGCCGGAGGGAGCTACCCCCAAAGACGGACCGTCTGCCGGTATCACTATGGCCACAGCTCTTTTATCTCTTTTTTCAGGGAAAACCATCAAGCCTAAACTTGCAATGACCGGAGAGCTTTCGCTTACAGGGCAGGTTCTTGCCATAGGCGGCCTAAAAGAAAAAACAATCGCCGCCCGCCGCAACGGTATAAAGGAAGTCATCATTCCTCAGGCTAACACAAGGGACTTGGACGAAATCCCCGAATACATTAAAAAGGGCATTAAGTTCTATCCCGTAAGCCATGTTGAAGAAGTCTTGGATATAGCCTTTAGGGGTGCATTGACGAAGAAAAAAAGATAG
- a CDS encoding DUF2281 domain-containing protein, with product MLLTTVQEKLESIPDEYMVEVYNYLELLQYKILYKKQHEESVKRFPNRRPDILKQPNFYMSPAFDEPLEDFKEYM from the coding sequence ATGCTGTTAACTACTGTTCAGGAAAAATTGGAATCAATTCCGGATGAATACATGGTTGAAGTGTATAATTATTTAGAACTTTTACAATACAAAATACTCTATAAAAAGCAACATGAAGAATCTGTAAAAAGATTTCCTAATCGTCGGCCAGACATTTTAAAGCAACCAAATTTCTATATGTCGCCGGCTTTTGACGAACCATTGGAAGATTTTAAGGAGTATATGTGA
- a CDS encoding type II toxin-antitoxin system VapC family toxin codes for MKYFLDTHALLWYLFDSENLSKTAKEIINNEFCYYSKVSLWEIAIKQTRNLLQYKNSIQDIIDACREEEFEELSVSGKSLELIKNLPDIHRDPFDRLLITMAQENNLTIVTKDTKIPLYDVKTVW; via the coding sequence GTGAAATATTTTTTAGATACTCATGCGCTTCTATGGTATTTGTTTGATAGTGAAAATCTATCTAAAACGGCTAAAGAAATAATCAATAATGAATTTTGCTACTACAGTAAAGTTTCACTATGGGAAATTGCGATAAAACAGACCCGTAATCTGCTTCAGTATAAAAATTCAATCCAAGATATTATAGATGCCTGCAGGGAAGAAGAATTTGAAGAACTTTCAGTTTCCGGTAAATCTTTAGAATTAATAAAAAACTTGCCTGATATTCACAGAGACCCATTTGATAGGCTTCTAATTACAATGGCGCAAGAAAATAATTTAACGATTGTTACAAAAGATACAAAGATTCCGTTGTATGATGTAAAAACTGTTTGGTAA
- a CDS encoding DMT family transporter encodes MNKNIIAIIYAVAAAAFYALNVPCSKILLQNISPVFMAGLLYIGAGLGVGILYLFNFKKEQKSERLDKNYLPYTIGMIFLDIVAPILLMLGVKYGTSSNASLLGNFEIVATALIALIIFKEKVTWRLWIAIFFITASSIILSFENIEGLNFSIGSLFVLGATICWGLENNCTRRMSDKSTYQIVTIKGLCSGFGSIIVAFVSGETDFTLKYIPFALLLGFVSYGLSIFTYIRAQKYLGAAKTSAYYSIAPFIGTFLAFVLLKEKISTKYISALFVMIIGTAFAVYDTLIRKHLHGHRHTFTHTHNGITHTHTISHSHLHNHFISDSKHGHHHSIEELENELKNEIGK; translated from the coding sequence ATGAATAAAAATATAATCGCAATTATTTATGCAGTTGCTGCAGCAGCTTTTTATGCATTAAATGTTCCTTGCTCCAAAATACTCCTTCAAAATATTTCACCTGTATTTATGGCCGGACTTCTTTATATTGGAGCAGGGCTTGGTGTAGGAATTTTGTATTTATTCAATTTTAAAAAAGAGCAAAAATCTGAACGGCTTGATAAAAATTATTTACCGTATACTATTGGAATGATTTTTCTTGATATTGTCGCTCCAATTTTGTTAATGCTTGGAGTGAAATACGGAACTTCATCAAATGCATCTTTGCTTGGAAATTTTGAAATAGTAGCTACAGCATTAATTGCATTGATTATATTCAAGGAAAAAGTGACATGGCGATTATGGATTGCAATTTTTTTTATTACCGCTTCAAGTATAATTCTTTCGTTTGAAAATATTGAAGGATTAAATTTTTCCATAGGCTCTTTGTTTGTTCTTGGAGCAACAATTTGCTGGGGATTGGAAAATAATTGTACCCGCAGAATGTCAGATAAAAGTACATATCAGATTGTAACAATAAAAGGACTTTGTTCAGGATTTGGTTCGATAATTGTAGCTTTTGTTTCCGGTGAAACCGATTTTACTCTTAAATATATTCCTTTCGCATTATTGTTGGGATTTGTATCCTACGGATTAAGTATTTTTACATACATTCGTGCTCAAAAATACTTGGGTGCAGCTAAAACAAGTGCATATTATTCGATTGCACCATTTATAGGAACATTTTTGGCTTTTGTATTATTAAAAGAAAAAATATCAACTAAATATATATCGGCATTATTCGTAATGATTATAGGTACTGCCTTTGCCGTGTATGACACATTAATTAGAAAACATTTGCACGGACATAGGCATACATTTACACATACACATAACGGCATAACGCATACCCATACAATATCCCATTCTCATTTACATAATCACTTTATTTCTGATTCAAAACATGGTCATCATCACAGCATTGAGGAATTAGAAAATGAATTAAAAAATGAGATAGGAAAATAA
- a CDS encoding protein-ADP-ribose hydrolase, which yields MTQTERRRFLIEYLLAENSQYRGVQIPESETEQKYLLRSLVNVRHAVPASEEFLHIEDEYLQEEIKLRGITDITDLVPACDDLYIWRGDITTLKVDAIVNAANSGMTGCWQPCHYCIDNCIHTFAGIRLRAACDSIIKKQGHEEPTGQAKITLAFNLPCKFVLHTVGPIVEGQLTQTDCDLLSSCYKSCLHLSHDKGLRSIAFCCISTGVFGFPQEEAAQIAVAAVREWKEKNETSGSSPNMAGTTGGMKVVFNVFTEKDEEIYRGLFSGAKNKGTFV from the coding sequence ATGACACAGACAGAGCGGAGGCGTTTTTTGATTGAATATCTTCTCGCAGAAAATTCACAATATAGAGGAGTGCAGATTCCTGAAAGTGAAACAGAGCAAAAATATCTTCTTCGCTCACTTGTGAATGTGCGTCATGCCGTTCCTGCAAGTGAAGAGTTTTTGCATATTGAAGATGAGTATTTGCAGGAAGAAATTAAATTGCGCGGAATTACCGACATAACGGATTTGGTTCCGGCCTGTGATGATCTTTACATTTGGCGAGGCGACATCACTACACTCAAAGTTGACGCAATCGTGAACGCAGCGAACAGCGGAATGACAGGCTGCTGGCAGCCCTGCCACTACTGTATCGACAACTGCATACACACCTTTGCAGGAATAAGGCTCCGTGCCGCCTGCGATTCGATTATAAAAAAGCAAGGGCATGAAGAGCCGACAGGACAAGCAAAAATCACTCTGGCATTTAATCTGCCGTGTAAGTTTGTGCTTCACACTGTCGGCCCAATTGTGGAAGGACAGCTTACCCAAACTGATTGCGATTTGCTTTCTTCATGCTATAAATCTTGTCTTCATTTGTCGCATGATAAGGGCCTTAGGTCGATAGCCTTTTGCTGTATTTCAACAGGCGTTTTCGGTTTTCCGCAGGAAGAGGCAGCACAAATTGCGGTTGCTGCCGTCAGAGAATGGAAAGAAAAAAATGAGACATCAGGTTCAAGCCCGAACATGGCAGGAACTACCGGCGGAATGAAGGTTGTGTTTAATGTGTTCACTGAAAAAGATGAGGAAATTTATAGGGGCTTATTTTCAGGCGCTAAAAATAAGGGGACTTTTGTATGA
- a CDS encoding SIR2 family NAD-dependent protein deacylase, with protein MTEKIEKLKQVLSEAETIVIGAGSGLSTSAGFTYSGERFEKYFSDFEVKYGFHDMYSGGFTPFESLEELWAYWSRNIMINRYMDPPKPVYKDLFSLVKDKDYFVITTNVDHCFQKAGFDKNRLFYTQGDYGLFQCSEPCHEKTYDNEKQIRAMWEFRDEMKVPTELVPRCPVCGKPMSMNLRADHTFVTDKGWYKASKQYEKFLQTRNIIKNGEQEGDGKVLFLELGVGGNTPGIIKYPFWQMTEKNPNARYACINFGEAVVPPKIEKQSICINDDIGEVLKKMV; from the coding sequence ATGACAGAGAAGATTGAAAAATTAAAACAGGTTCTTTCCGAAGCGGAAACAATTGTCATCGGTGCAGGAAGCGGGCTTTCCACTTCGGCAGGATTTACTTATTCCGGTGAGCGTTTTGAAAAATATTTTTCTGATTTTGAGGTAAAATACGGTTTTCATGATATGTATTCCGGAGGGTTTACTCCTTTTGAATCCCTCGAAGAGCTTTGGGCTTATTGGAGCCGTAATATTATGATAAACCGTTATATGGATCCGCCGAAACCGGTTTATAAAGATTTGTTTTCGCTTGTGAAGGACAAGGATTATTTTGTAATCACAACAAATGTAGACCATTGCTTTCAAAAAGCCGGCTTTGACAAGAACCGGCTATTTTACACGCAGGGCGACTACGGATTGTTTCAATGCAGCGAGCCGTGTCATGAAAAAACTTATGACAATGAAAAACAAATCCGGGCAATGTGGGAATTTCGTGATGAAATGAAAGTTCCGACAGAACTTGTTCCACGTTGTCCTGTCTGCGGAAAGCCGATGAGCATGAATCTTAGGGCAGACCACACTTTTGTAACGGATAAAGGTTGGTACAAGGCATCAAAACAATATGAAAAGTTTTTGCAAACTCGGAATATAATAAAAAACGGTGAACAGGAAGGCGACGGAAAAGTTTTGTTCCTTGAGCTCGGCGTTGGAGGAAATACTCCCGGAATAATAAAGTATCCGTTTTGGCAGATGACTGAAAAAAATCCGAATGCCCGTTATGCCTGCATCAATTTTGGAGAAGCCGTTGTGCCGCCCAAAATAGAAAAGCAATCTATCTGTATCAATGACGATATTGGCGAAGTCTTGAAGAAAATGGTATAA
- a CDS encoding Rrf2 family transcriptional regulator, which yields MKISVRFTAAVHTLLCIRYFEKDMRVTSDFISASTGVNAVIIRKILLQLQKAGLVETAAGVGGSHLAQTADKITLLDVYNAINEGDEERDIFNFHPKPNPKCPVGRKIHLVLDDKLDDAQNAMKDSLSKTTIADLSKDI from the coding sequence ATGAAAATAAGTGTTCGTTTTACGGCAGCAGTACATACTCTTTTGTGTATCCGGTATTTTGAAAAAGATATGCGCGTTACTTCGGATTTTATTTCTGCAAGCACAGGTGTAAATGCCGTTATCATAAGAAAAATTTTGCTTCAGTTACAAAAAGCGGGACTTGTGGAAACTGCCGCAGGGGTCGGCGGGTCGCACTTGGCTCAAACCGCAGATAAAATAACGCTTCTCGATGTTTACAACGCAATCAATGAGGGCGATGAAGAACGGGATATTTTTAATTTTCACCCTAAGCCCAATCCTAAATGTCCTGTGGGAAGAAAAATTCATCTTGTGCTTGATGATAAATTAGATGATGCCCAAAATGCAATGAAGGATTCGCTTAGCAAAACAACTATTGCCGATTTAAGCAAAGATATCTAA